A genomic stretch from Synergistaceae bacterium includes:
- the dprA gene encoding DNA-protecting protein DprA: protein MSPLLRALLLISASGAPASRLWSAIESEGLPPEALWQEGPPLWRRLGCSQSVIDSLRTLCESSWPEEEAERADGLGVRLVAFRDDSWPKDLSGQPDSPRLLYVAGEWPMRGPFVSVVGTRRCSQYGSRAAFEIGRAVADAGGTVVSGGAAGIDRAAHEGCLSVGGASTAVLGTGVDVAYPRGHEPLFERLAGGEGTLLSEYPLGSGPKQWRFPERNRIIASFARPLVVVEAPVRSGAMITARLALELGREVWAVPGRINEGTCEGSNRLIYDGATPLVSIPDFISLTFNRQLSLFCDLPPDDRNTAVLSEKEQRILCLLEKSGDRTVDNLAVEGKMTPADVFSSLAALMAAGQVFQAGPGRWSSTPK from the coding sequence ATGAGTCCTCTGCTCCGAGCCCTGTTGCTTATATCGGCTTCTGGCGCCCCCGCATCGCGCCTGTGGAGCGCGATTGAGTCCGAGGGTCTGCCGCCGGAGGCCCTGTGGCAGGAGGGACCGCCCCTGTGGAGGCGCCTCGGCTGCTCCCAGTCCGTGATCGACTCGCTCCGGACCTTGTGCGAGTCCTCTTGGCCCGAGGAGGAGGCGGAGCGCGCCGATGGGCTCGGCGTGCGTTTGGTAGCCTTCCGAGACGACTCGTGGCCGAAGGATCTGTCCGGACAGCCGGACTCCCCTCGTCTTCTCTACGTCGCAGGCGAATGGCCCATGCGGGGTCCGTTCGTGTCGGTCGTCGGCACCAGGCGCTGCTCCCAGTACGGGTCGCGCGCCGCCTTCGAGATAGGCCGAGCGGTGGCCGACGCCGGTGGGACGGTCGTCAGCGGAGGAGCGGCGGGCATAGACAGGGCGGCGCACGAGGGATGCCTCTCCGTCGGCGGGGCAAGCACGGCGGTGCTCGGCACGGGGGTGGACGTCGCCTACCCTCGGGGGCACGAGCCTCTCTTCGAACGGCTTGCCGGGGGCGAGGGAACACTGCTGTCGGAGTACCCGCTCGGCTCGGGGCCGAAACAGTGGCGCTTTCCCGAGAGGAACAGGATCATCGCGTCTTTTGCCAGGCCGCTCGTGGTGGTGGAGGCGCCTGTCAGGAGCGGCGCCATGATTACGGCCCGGCTGGCGCTCGAGCTGGGGCGCGAGGTGTGGGCCGTGCCGGGGAGGATCAACGAAGGAACCTGCGAGGGGTCGAATCGCCTGATATACGACGGGGCTACGCCGCTCGTCTCCATACCGGACTTCATATCGTTGACGTTCAACCGGCAGCTCTCCCTCTTTTGCGACCTTCCACCGGACGACAGGAATACAGCGGTCTTGTCCGAAAAAGAACAAAGAATTCTTTGCCTTTTGGAAAAATCGGGCGACAGAACTGTTGACAACCTGGCCGTTGAAGGTAAAATGACTCCCGCTGACGTTTTTTCAAGCCTCGCCGCTCTCATGGCCGCGGGGCAAGTCTTTCAGGCGGGACCGGGCCGATGGAGCTCGACGCCGAAGTGA
- a CDS encoding flagellar hook-length control protein FliK — MSISNVSGPQIRPNLPDSQQPRIDADRPQQPVRQQPPIPDGAVVRGTVLAAREEGSYLVNVEGRTLLAQANIQMLVGQRFRAIWDSSGEVPVLRLSEEELALLGRLSADDRDVAGALLSRGLSLDPKALASIRTAWLGMGALPGQLAPLAELWARGLPMTEANVQLLSWYLSLDEKKTSELWKRTRTELRDRLSRGDDPRKAVRSLLAGRDELSDFLRGHGLLSSPAREGVDPSFLAGAFLPAGEESKPLNARVSAGVSRRGGKSLWSVSFDMEGDRLGPVSGVVETDGTSLSVILRAEREPAYVELSRRARHLRRELEGIPLVLQNVAVAHGVRRLRTPGRGLDVTA; from the coding sequence ATGAGCATATCCAACGTTAGCGGGCCGCAGATCCGCCCGAACCTGCCGGACTCCCAGCAGCCCCGAATAGATGCCGACAGGCCGCAGCAGCCAGTCAGGCAGCAGCCGCCTATCCCTGACGGCGCGGTGGTGAGAGGCACGGTGCTCGCCGCGCGCGAGGAGGGTTCGTACCTCGTAAACGTGGAGGGAAGGACTCTGCTCGCGCAGGCCAACATCCAGATGTTGGTCGGGCAGCGCTTCAGGGCGATATGGGATTCCTCCGGCGAGGTACCCGTTCTTCGCCTCTCGGAGGAGGAGCTGGCTCTGCTGGGCAGGCTGTCAGCCGACGACAGGGATGTCGCAGGAGCGCTGCTGTCACGCGGCCTCTCCCTCGACCCCAAGGCCCTGGCGTCCATCCGTACCGCGTGGCTCGGCATGGGTGCACTTCCCGGGCAGCTCGCCCCGTTGGCGGAGCTTTGGGCCCGCGGACTTCCCATGACCGAGGCCAATGTGCAGCTTCTCTCATGGTACCTGTCTCTCGACGAGAAAAAGACGTCGGAGCTGTGGAAAAGGACCAGGACGGAGCTGCGCGATCGCCTCTCCCGAGGGGACGACCCGCGCAAGGCCGTGCGCTCGCTGCTTGCGGGCAGAGACGAACTGTCGGACTTCCTTCGAGGGCACGGTCTGCTCTCGTCCCCCGCGCGCGAGGGTGTGGACCCGTCGTTTCTCGCCGGGGCATTCCTGCCGGCGGGCGAGGAGTCCAAGCCCCTTAACGCCAGGGTATCGGCGGGCGTCTCCAGGCGGGGGGGCAAGTCCCTCTGGTCCGTCTCGTTCGACATGGAGGGCGACAGGCTCGGACCGGTGTCCGGCGTCGTGGAGACGGACGGGACGTCGCTCAGCGTCATACTCAGGGCGGAGCGCGAGCCGGCGTACGTGGAGCTGAGCAGGCGCGCGCGCCACCTGAGACGTGAACTGGAGGGAATCCCGCTCGTCCTTCAGAACGTGGCGGTCGCTCACGGCGTGCGAAGGCTGCGCACGCCGGGGCGGGGGTTGGACGTGACGGCATGA
- a CDS encoding YraN family protein: MTAEHLRTGVRGEELAASYLCDLGWTILERNVRFRGGELDIVARDDDELVVVEVRTRSPGWMQTAEESVGPRKIGRLVRAGRIYMEHIDWDGPWRIDLVAVTLHEDKPEIERFEDITYGRWRT, from the coding sequence ATGACGGCGGAACACCTGCGGACCGGAGTTCGGGGCGAGGAATTGGCCGCCTCCTACCTGTGCGACCTGGGCTGGACGATACTGGAGCGCAACGTCCGCTTCAGGGGAGGCGAGCTCGACATAGTCGCCCGCGACGACGACGAGCTCGTCGTCGTGGAGGTGCGAACCAGGTCGCCGGGGTGGATGCAGACGGCGGAGGAGTCCGTCGGCCCCAGGAAGATAGGCAGGCTGGTCCGCGCAGGGCGTATATACATGGAGCATATCGATTGGGACGGCCCCTGGAGGATAGACCTGGTCGCCGTAACCCTGCACGAGGACAAGCCGGAGATAGAGAGGTTCGAGGACATAACCTACGGGAGGTGGCGCACGTGA
- a CDS encoding YifB family Mg chelatase-like AAA ATPase: MSSVQGITLRGIEAVSVEVEVEIAGGLFSISIVGLPDAAVRESRERVRAALRRLDMAVKGRVAVNLAPADLPKEGAVLDLPIAIGIASAMGHIPPVPRGIFLGELALDGRLRGVRGAVGAAILARETGVPLFAPADNAEEISLVKGCEAYTVDNLADLFAFFRGETSLPPVPEYEPGEHRIRPDPDFADIRGQAGARRALEIAAAGHHNILLIGSPGSGKTLLARALRGILPPLSHEELLEATLVRSTLGHLFEGSLEPPFRSVHHTASTVSICGGGANLRPGEVSLAHRGVLFLDEFPEFRRDLLEGLRQPLEDGVITVSRASGSALYPCRVLLVVAANPCQCGWDGDPVQQCVCSHVERERYRRKISGPILDRIDLHVSVPRLLPEELVAVEDAGGEGSEAIAVRVRAAREIQRDRWADLGFSCNAELPERVIKRNLLLSSDVRPFLSSMAGNLRLSGRGISRVLKVARTIADLAGSERVEVPHVGEAIAYRDGGAFR; this comes from the coding sequence GTGAGCTCCGTCCAGGGCATAACCCTCCGCGGCATAGAGGCGGTGAGCGTCGAGGTGGAGGTGGAGATAGCCGGTGGGCTCTTCTCCATCTCGATCGTCGGCCTGCCGGACGCGGCCGTGCGTGAATCAAGAGAGAGGGTGCGTGCGGCGTTGCGCCGTCTTGACATGGCGGTGAAGGGAAGGGTGGCCGTCAACCTGGCCCCCGCCGACCTACCCAAGGAGGGGGCTGTTCTCGACCTTCCCATAGCGATCGGCATAGCCTCCGCGATGGGGCACATCCCGCCCGTCCCGAGGGGCATCTTCCTGGGAGAGCTCGCGCTCGACGGCAGGCTGCGGGGTGTCAGAGGCGCGGTGGGGGCCGCGATACTGGCCCGAGAAACGGGAGTACCGCTCTTCGCCCCCGCCGACAATGCCGAGGAGATCTCACTGGTCAAGGGGTGCGAGGCCTACACGGTCGATAACCTCGCCGACCTGTTCGCCTTCTTTCGCGGGGAGACGTCCCTGCCCCCCGTGCCCGAGTACGAGCCAGGAGAGCATCGCATTCGTCCCGACCCGGACTTCGCCGACATACGGGGGCAGGCCGGGGCGAGGAGGGCGCTGGAGATAGCAGCGGCCGGACATCACAACATCCTGCTCATAGGTTCGCCCGGCAGCGGAAAGACCCTGCTGGCCCGGGCGCTGCGCGGTATACTGCCGCCGCTTTCGCACGAGGAGCTGCTTGAGGCCACCCTGGTGCGCAGCACCCTTGGACACCTCTTCGAGGGAAGCCTCGAGCCTCCTTTCCGATCCGTGCACCACACGGCCAGCACTGTCTCGATCTGCGGAGGCGGGGCTAACCTGCGCCCGGGCGAGGTCAGCCTCGCCCACAGGGGCGTGCTCTTCCTCGACGAGTTCCCCGAGTTCCGCCGCGATCTGCTCGAAGGGCTGCGACAGCCTCTGGAGGATGGTGTGATCACGGTGAGCAGGGCGTCAGGCTCCGCTCTATACCCGTGCCGCGTCCTGCTCGTGGTTGCTGCCAACCCCTGCCAGTGCGGCTGGGACGGGGATCCCGTCCAGCAGTGCGTCTGCTCGCACGTAGAGCGGGAGCGATACCGCCGCAAGATCTCCGGCCCCATACTCGACCGAATAGACCTTCACGTCTCCGTGCCTCGCCTGCTGCCGGAGGAGCTTGTTGCGGTGGAGGATGCCGGGGGCGAGGGCAGCGAGGCGATAGCGGTCAGGGTCAGAGCCGCCAGGGAGATACAGAGGGACAGGTGGGCCGACCTGGGATTTTCGTGCAACGCGGAGCTCCCGGAGCGGGTGATAAAGCGCAACCTGCTCCTGTCGTCCGACGTGCGCCCCTTTCTGTCGTCCATGGCGGGAAACCTGCGCCTGTCGGGCAGGGGAATCAGCCGCGTGCTGAAGGTGGCTCGCACGATAGCCGACCTGGCGGGCAGCGAAAGGGTCGAAGTCCCGCACGTCGGCGAGGCGATAGCCTACCGAGACGGAGGCGCCTTCCGATGA
- a CDS encoding flagellar biosynthesis, with translation MTRQGKKRAKAAAVQYDQKTDDAPRLLASGEGFIAERIIEIARQADVPVVEDAALVSALLVLELGEEIPGELYEAVAKVLAFVYKLDKGESI, from the coding sequence ATGACCCGGCAGGGAAAGAAACGCGCCAAGGCGGCCGCCGTCCAGTACGACCAGAAGACAGACGATGCCCCGAGGCTGCTCGCATCCGGAGAGGGATTCATCGCGGAGAGGATAATCGAGATCGCCAGGCAGGCGGACGTCCCGGTGGTGGAGGATGCCGCCCTGGTCAGCGCCCTGCTCGTCCTGGAACTTGGGGAGGAGATCCCCGGGGAGCTCTACGAGGCGGTGGCCAAGGTCCTGGCGTTCGTCTACAAACTTGACAAGGGAGAGAGTATATGA
- a CDS encoding ribonuclease HII: MTPEGCDRIAGTDEAGRGPLCGPVLAASVVLTDEQASELLSLGLADSKKLTARRRELLFDRMNELRVVWRAQAATHIRIDGMNILRATLWAMARSLARLPPVFDEVIVDGTITPPGLLFPARAVPKADSLHPQVAAASVVAKVLRDRAMRALDSVYPQYKLAKNKGYPTGEHRAALLLHGPSPVHRRSFTWRSRL; the protein is encoded by the coding sequence GTGACGCCGGAAGGCTGCGATAGGATAGCCGGAACGGACGAGGCCGGGAGAGGCCCTCTTTGCGGTCCCGTCTTGGCCGCATCGGTGGTGCTGACCGACGAACAGGCGTCCGAGCTCCTCTCCCTCGGCCTGGCCGACTCGAAAAAGCTGACCGCCCGCAGGAGGGAGCTCCTGTTCGACAGGATGAACGAACTCCGGGTGGTCTGGCGGGCGCAGGCCGCCACCCACATCAGGATCGACGGGATGAACATCCTGCGCGCCACACTGTGGGCGATGGCGCGCAGCCTGGCCAGGCTTCCGCCGGTGTTCGACGAGGTCATAGTGGACGGGACTATCACGCCGCCCGGCCTGCTCTTCCCCGCGAGGGCCGTCCCGAAGGCGGACTCGCTGCATCCCCAGGTCGCCGCCGCCTCGGTGGTCGCCAAGGTGCTGCGGGACCGGGCGATGAGGGCCCTTGATTCGGTCTACCCCCAGTACAAACTGGCGAAGAACAAGGGGTACCCGACCGGGGAGCACAGAGCCGCGCTGCTTTTGCACGGGCCTTCCCCGGTCCACAGACGCAGCTTCACATGGAGGTCGCGCCTATGA